One genomic segment of Lampris incognitus isolate fLamInc1 chromosome 2, fLamInc1.hap2, whole genome shotgun sequence includes these proteins:
- the birc5b gene encoding baculoviral IAP repeat-containing protein 5b yields MANADVLRSRFYSYDKMYSQEQREQSFADWPFREECRCTPEKMAMAGFVHCPSENEPDVACCFYCLIELEGWEPNDNPWSEHIKRSPQCGFLCMKKDFTELTVAEFYHMEKERLKTYIRKVFNMKMAYLRDEIDQTLEKLKSI; encoded by the exons ATGGCAAACGCAGACGTACTCAGAAGCAGGTTTTACTCATATGATAAAATGTACAGCCAAGAGCAACGTGAACAGAGCTTCGCAGATTGGCCCTTCCGAGAAGAATGCAGATGCACACCCGAAAAG ATGGCCATGGCTGGGTTTGTCCACTGTCCCAGTGAGAATGAGCCTGATGTTGCCTGCTGCTTCTACTGCCTGATAGAGCTGGAGGGCTGGGAGCCAAATGACAACCCTTG GTCTGAGCACATCAAACGTTCTCCTCAATGTGGCTTTCTGTGTATGAAGAAGGACTTCACAGAGCTGACAGTGGCTGAGTTTTACCACATGGAGAAGGAGAGACTTAAGACATACATT AGAAAGGTTTTCAATATGAAGATGGCGTATTTGCGAGATGAAATTGACCAAACACTTGAGAAGCTGAAATCTATTTGA